Proteins encoded together in one Musa acuminata AAA Group cultivar baxijiao chromosome BXJ3-6, Cavendish_Baxijiao_AAA, whole genome shotgun sequence window:
- the LOC135586971 gene encoding uncharacterized protein LOC135586971 isoform X1: MLRSKCPRNHPLRAIVLGIWMRQFESDAVLSQGGQELAADAIKIESFTLLLILFFGPRNRCGATWEGSPEETQSSRKERRRFLWILPTAYSTTRPRTSISKRKEEHAIMLSRKRSASEVPCDRPSDYLSDGDCQIQLDTSDYTKGNLREIQEIPASKVQELKAPTVLEALAASGLRSRRYALEIDGIGKIVALDYDE; this comes from the exons ATGTTGCGAAGCAAATGCCCTCGGAATCATCCCCTCCGCGCGATCGTGTTGGGGATTTGGATGCGGCAATTCGAAAGCGATGCGGTTCTCAGTCAGGGCGGCCAAGAGCTTGCCGCTGATGCCATCAAAATCGAGTCTTTCactctcctcctcatcctcttcttcggCCCCAGAAATCGGTGTGGGGCGACGTGGGAGGGAAGCCCGGAGGAGACGCAGTCGTCGAGGAAGGAGAGGCGAAGATTCTTATGGATTCTGCCAACGGCGTATTCTACGACGAGGCCCAG GACTTCTATCTCAAAACGCAAGGAAGAACATGCTATTATGTTGAGCAGGAAAAGATCGGCATCAGAGGTCCCTTGTGACAGGCCTTCTGATTATTTATCAGATGGAGATTGTCAAATCCAACTAGACACTTCAGATTATACCAAAGGCAACTTAAGAGAAATTCAGGAAATTCCTGCCTCAAAAGTTCAAGAACTCAAAGCACCCACGGTTCTCGAG GCTTTAGCTGCTTCTGGATTACGATCGCGGAGATATGCACTTGAAATAGATGGCATTGGCAAAATTGTCGCTCTCGACTATGACGAAT AA
- the LOC135586971 gene encoding uncharacterized protein LOC135586971 isoform X2, whose protein sequence is MLRSKCPRNHPLRAIVLGIWMRQFESDAVLSQGGQELAADAIKIESFTLLLILFFGPRNRCGATWEGSPEETQSSRKERRRFLWILPTAYSTTRPRTSISKRKEEHAIMLSRKRSASEVPCDRPSDYLSDGDCQIQLDTSDYTKGNLREIQEIPASKVQELKAPTVLEESVGFSCFWITIAEICT, encoded by the exons ATGTTGCGAAGCAAATGCCCTCGGAATCATCCCCTCCGCGCGATCGTGTTGGGGATTTGGATGCGGCAATTCGAAAGCGATGCGGTTCTCAGTCAGGGCGGCCAAGAGCTTGCCGCTGATGCCATCAAAATCGAGTCTTTCactctcctcctcatcctcttcttcggCCCCAGAAATCGGTGTGGGGCGACGTGGGAGGGAAGCCCGGAGGAGACGCAGTCGTCGAGGAAGGAGAGGCGAAGATTCTTATGGATTCTGCCAACGGCGTATTCTACGACGAGGCCCAG GACTTCTATCTCAAAACGCAAGGAAGAACATGCTATTATGTTGAGCAGGAAAAGATCGGCATCAGAGGTCCCTTGTGACAGGCCTTCTGATTATTTATCAGATGGAGATTGTCAAATCCAACTAGACACTTCAGATTATACCAAAGGCAACTTAAGAGAAATTCAGGAAATTCCTGCCTCAAAAGTTCAAGAACTCAAAGCACCCACGGTTCTCGAG GAATCTGTAGGCTTTAGCTGCTTCTGGATTACGATCGCGGAGATATGCACTTGA
- the LOC135586971 gene encoding tRNA (guanine(26)-N(2))-dimethyltransferase 1-like isoform X3, translating into MDSANGVFYDEAQVHNRDISIAVLRTSISKRKEEHAIMLSRKRSASEVPCDRPSDYLSDGDCQIQLDTSDYTKGNLREIQEIPASKVQELKAPTVLEALAASGLRSRRYALEIDGIGKIVALDYDE; encoded by the exons ATGGATTCTGCCAACGGCGTATTCTACGACGAGGCCCAG GTTCATAACAGAGACATTTCCATTGCTGTTTTAAGGACTTCTATCTCAAAACGCAAGGAAGAACATGCTATTATGTTGAGCAGGAAAAGATCGGCATCAGAGGTCCCTTGTGACAGGCCTTCTGATTATTTATCAGATGGAGATTGTCAAATCCAACTAGACACTTCAGATTATACCAAAGGCAACTTAAGAGAAATTCAGGAAATTCCTGCCTCAAAAGTTCAAGAACTCAAAGCACCCACGGTTCTCGAG GCTTTAGCTGCTTCTGGATTACGATCGCGGAGATATGCACTTGAAATAGATGGCATTGGCAAAATTGTCGCTCTCGACTATGACGAAT AA